In the Paenibacillus sp. FSL H7-0357 genome, one interval contains:
- a CDS encoding SDR family NAD(P)-dependent oxidoreductase codes for MNNLFDLTGKTAIVSGASSGIGVEFAEMLADQGADVAILARRYDKLKAVAEKITAKYPERRIIPIECDVTKENQIIAAVQKVMAEFGKIDILLNNAGIVDSVPIEALEEEAWDRVLDTDLKGVFLMSKHVIRHMKERKYGRIVNTASMLGLTASASIPTHSYNAAKGGVIHLTRGVAATYAKHGITVNAIGPSLFKSEMTENTLFSEQALKMYNAVCPMGRPGNPGELNGAVLYFASDACSYTTGQTLFVDGGWTII; via the coding sequence ATGAACAATCTTTTTGACTTAACGGGGAAAACGGCAATCGTGTCGGGCGCATCCAGCGGAATCGGTGTGGAGTTTGCGGAAATGCTCGCGGATCAAGGGGCTGATGTGGCGATATTGGCCAGAAGATATGACAAGCTGAAAGCGGTGGCTGAGAAGATCACGGCGAAGTATCCGGAACGCCGGATTATCCCGATCGAATGTGATGTAACCAAAGAAAACCAGATTATTGCTGCGGTTCAAAAGGTGATGGCCGAGTTCGGCAAAATTGATATCCTGCTGAACAACGCCGGTATCGTCGATTCCGTGCCTATTGAAGCGCTGGAGGAGGAGGCCTGGGACCGTGTGCTTGATACCGATCTGAAGGGCGTGTTCCTGATGTCCAAACATGTTATCCGCCATATGAAGGAACGGAAATACGGCCGGATTGTCAATACCGCCTCCATGCTGGGGCTTACCGCTTCGGCGTCCATCCCTACCCATTCCTATAACGCGGCTAAGGGCGGAGTGATTCACCTGACCCGGGGTGTGGCAGCAACGTATGCGAAGCACGGAATTACTGTCAATGCGATTGGACCGAGCTTGTTCAAGAGTGAAATGACGGAGAATACGCTCTTTTCGGAGCAGGCTTTGAAAATGTACAACGCCGTATGCCCGATGGGCCGTCCCGGAAATCCCGGTGAGCTGAATGGAGCTGTGCTGTATTTTGCCTCGGATGCTTGCAGCTACACTACCGGGCAAACGTTGTTCGTTGACGGAGGCTGGACGATTATATAA
- the thrC gene encoding threonine synthase encodes MEYISTRGNVEARGFIDTVLMGLADDGGLMVPFKIPVISPETLEEWRSLSFQELFLEIFSYYTNDEIPYEDLKEMVYTSYGNFRAPEVTPLRKINDSLHVLELFHGPTFAFKDVALQFMGELYSYISKVRGEIIHILGATSGDTGAAAIQGVRGKEGIKICILHPHGKVSKVQELQMTTVDDSNVLNLSVEGNFDDCQKVIKELFADLDFKGRYHLRAINSINFVRILAQTVYYFYAYLQIEGSDEKKINISVPSGNFGNIFSGYLAKKMGLPINKLIIATNENNILERFVLTGEYKPGSFTGTYSPSMDIQVASNFERYLYYLLDEDTVKLSAYMSQLQTDGKITVDGELFDQVQADFAALGVKNQQCLDTIGKYEQEYGYLLDPHTACGIAAYEAFSGPGETAITFATAHPAKFDEAIALTGIKQDFPAQISALFEKPQHMTVVEHDKAEIVRQLQAFYG; translated from the coding sequence ATGGAGTATATAAGCACAAGAGGAAATGTGGAAGCCAGAGGCTTTATTGATACGGTTCTGATGGGGCTTGCGGATGATGGAGGGCTGATGGTCCCTTTTAAGATCCCGGTGATTTCCCCGGAAACGCTGGAAGAGTGGAGAAGCCTCAGCTTCCAGGAGCTGTTCCTGGAGATTTTCTCCTACTATACCAACGACGAAATTCCCTATGAGGATCTAAAAGAAATGGTATACACCAGCTACGGAAATTTCCGTGCGCCGGAGGTTACGCCACTACGCAAGATTAACGATTCGCTACATGTGCTGGAGCTGTTTCATGGTCCTACGTTTGCTTTCAAGGATGTGGCGCTGCAGTTTATGGGTGAGCTGTATTCCTATATCTCCAAGGTGCGGGGCGAGATCATCCATATCCTCGGTGCAACCTCGGGCGATACCGGAGCGGCAGCCATTCAGGGCGTTCGCGGCAAGGAAGGGATCAAGATCTGCATCCTGCATCCGCATGGCAAAGTAAGCAAAGTACAGGAGCTGCAAATGACGACGGTGGATGACAGCAATGTGCTGAACCTGTCCGTGGAGGGCAACTTCGACGATTGCCAGAAGGTAATTAAGGAGCTGTTCGCGGATCTGGATTTCAAAGGGCGTTATCATCTGCGGGCGATTAACTCCATTAACTTTGTACGTATCCTGGCCCAGACCGTTTATTATTTCTATGCCTATCTGCAAATTGAAGGCAGCGACGAGAAGAAGATCAATATCAGCGTGCCTTCTGGCAACTTCGGCAACATCTTTTCAGGCTATTTGGCTAAAAAGATGGGCCTGCCGATCAACAAGCTGATTATCGCCACCAACGAAAATAACATTCTCGAACGGTTCGTACTGACCGGCGAATACAAGCCAGGCAGTTTTACGGGCACTTACAGCCCGTCGATGGACATCCAGGTGGCGAGCAATTTTGAACGCTATCTGTATTATCTGTTGGACGAGGATACAGTGAAGCTGTCTGCATATATGTCACAGCTGCAAACAGACGGCAAAATTACGGTGGACGGCGAGCTGTTCGACCAGGTGCAGGCTGATTTTGCCGCGCTTGGGGTCAAGAACCAGCAATGCCTCGATACCATCGGCAAATACGAGCAGGAATACGGCTATTTGCTGGATCCGCATACAGCCTGCGGCATCGCGGCTTATGAGGCCTTCAGCGGTCCAGGCGAAACGGCCATTACCTTCGCAACGGCGCATCCGGCCAAATTCGACGAGGCGATTGCCCTGACCGGTATCAAGCAGGACTTCCCGGCGCAGATTTCGGCCTTGTTCGAGAAGCCGCAGCATATGACGGTAGTCGAGCATGACAAGGCGGAGATTGTGCGGCAGCTGCAGGCTTTTTACGGATAA
- a CDS encoding Gfo/Idh/MocA family protein produces the protein MTIRFGVVGTNWITDRFVQAGLENEEFLLTAVHSRTEEKGRAFAAKYAGAAIYTDLEEMVSSGEVDAIYIASPNSMHAEQALVCMNHGKHVICEKPAASNSTELRAMIEAANSNDVLLMEAMKSTFMPNFGVIRDNLYKLGQVRRYFASYCQYSSRYDAYRQGTVLNAFNPEYSNGSLMDLGIYCLYPLVALFGKPDSIKATGIMLSSGVDGEGSMVMRYADMDAVVMHSKITDSYLPAEIQGENGTMVIDKINQPYQVKIHYRDGTVEELTLPQVFEPMYYEVQEFIHLLRNGHRESNTNSHANSLAVAEVMEEARAQIGLRYASDL, from the coding sequence ATGACAATTCGATTCGGGGTCGTAGGCACCAACTGGATTACAGACCGCTTTGTTCAGGCCGGACTGGAAAATGAGGAATTTCTCCTTACAGCTGTACATTCCCGCACAGAAGAGAAGGGCCGCGCTTTTGCCGCCAAATATGCGGGAGCTGCCATTTACACAGATCTGGAGGAGATGGTCTCCAGCGGCGAAGTGGACGCCATATATATCGCCAGTCCCAATTCCATGCATGCCGAACAGGCGCTGGTGTGCATGAACCATGGCAAGCATGTGATATGTGAGAAACCGGCCGCTTCCAACAGCACAGAGCTGCGGGCGATGATTGAAGCTGCGAACAGCAATGATGTGCTGCTGATGGAGGCAATGAAATCAACCTTCATGCCGAATTTCGGCGTTATTAGAGACAACCTGTACAAGCTGGGTCAAGTGCGGCGGTATTTCGCCAGTTATTGTCAATATTCGTCGAGATATGATGCATACCGGCAGGGAACGGTGCTGAATGCTTTTAATCCGGAATATTCGAACGGCTCGCTTATGGATCTGGGCATTTATTGTCTGTATCCGCTGGTGGCATTGTTTGGCAAGCCTGATTCGATTAAGGCTACGGGCATTATGCTTTCTTCCGGAGTGGACGGGGAGGGGAGTATGGTTATGCGCTATGCCGATATGGATGCGGTTGTCATGCATTCCAAGATTACCGATTCCTATTTGCCTGCCGAGATTCAGGGGGAGAACGGAACGATGGTGATCGACAAGATCAACCAGCCCTATCAGGTCAAGATTCATTACCGCGACGGTACGGTCGAGGAGCTTACGCTGCCGCAGGTATTCGAACCGATGTATTATGAGGTGCAGGAATTCATCCATCTGCTGAGGAATGGACACCGCGAGAGCAACACCAACAGCCATGCCAATTCGCTCGCGGTTGCGGAGGTTATGGAGGAAGCCAGAGCACAGATCGGCCTCCGCTACGCCTCGGATCTATAG
- a CDS encoding radical SAM/SPASM domain-containing protein, whose amino-acid sequence MKTFKKVYIEITSVCNLACSFCPPTERQKNFMKLDTFNKILDEIKPHSSHIYLHVKGEPLLHPKIGELLDAAHAKGFKVNITTNGTLIHKAGPKILGKPALRQMNFSLHSFDGHAGSENREGYLREIISFVREVSAQGVIISFRLWNLTEDNLTNLERSRNRETLALLEEAFQLDFKIEEKVMPGTGVKIAPRIYLNQDHEFKWPALHEPEDDGKGFCHALRSQAAVLVDGTVVPCCLDGEGVINLGNIHEKPFSEIVEGERANNLFYGFSRREAVEELCRKCGYRQRFGT is encoded by the coding sequence TTGAAGACTTTCAAAAAGGTGTACATCGAGATTACAAGCGTCTGCAACCTGGCCTGCAGCTTCTGTCCGCCCACGGAGCGGCAGAAGAATTTCATGAAGCTCGACACCTTTAATAAGATTCTGGACGAGATCAAGCCACATAGCAGTCATATCTATCTTCATGTCAAAGGCGAGCCGCTGCTGCATCCGAAGATCGGCGAGCTGCTGGACGCTGCCCACGCCAAAGGCTTCAAGGTAAACATTACGACCAACGGCACGCTGATCCATAAGGCGGGGCCGAAGATTCTCGGCAAGCCGGCGCTTAGGCAGATGAACTTCTCGCTGCACAGCTTCGACGGACATGCTGGCTCAGAGAACCGCGAGGGCTATCTCCGGGAGATCATTTCGTTCGTGCGCGAGGTTTCTGCGCAGGGTGTGATTATCTCCTTCCGGCTATGGAATTTGACGGAGGATAACCTGACCAATCTGGAACGAAGCCGCAACCGCGAGACATTGGCCTTGCTGGAGGAGGCGTTTCAGCTGGATTTCAAGATTGAGGAGAAGGTTATGCCGGGCACTGGCGTCAAAATCGCCCCGCGCATCTATCTCAACCAGGACCATGAGTTCAAATGGCCTGCCCTGCACGAGCCGGAGGACGACGGCAAAGGCTTCTGCCATGCGCTGCGCAGCCAGGCGGCGGTGCTGGTCGACGGCACGGTCGTGCCGTGCTGTCTTGATGGCGAGGGTGTCATCAACCTCGGCAACATCCATGAGAAGCCCTTCTCCGAGATTGTCGAGGGCGAGCGGGCGAACAACCTGTTCTACGGCTTCTCCCGCAGGGAAGCCGTAGAGGAGCTGTGCCGCAAATGCGGGTACCGGCAGCGGTTTGGAACTTAA
- a CDS encoding adenine deaminase, with protein MITDQLILNAKVYNSYYKRFETANVAVKEGRFLYVGALGAETFTAGEVIQAEGRYMVPGLIDIHLHIESTMITPETFSYGILQHGVTTIVPEPHEMANVFGVEGVHEMIRASRDCQVDMFYAIPSSVPATPLETTGGSIEIADIDELMETEQMICLGEVMNYVDVIRDPDCKSNRIIQHVRSRYPGLVIEGHTPKLLDLDLHRLIYAGIDSDHTHQSIEGLTARIAAGMFIEIQEKSMTPDVMEYLISHAVSEHFCFVTDDVMTDSLVQTGHLDHLVRKAIAMGMAPEDAVYAATFTPARRMKMADRGVIAPNKAADYVLLSDLASFAIDKVYKRGVQVYDRMQPLPQVERGPRFPAHFYRSVQLAPLAASDFAVSSELADGRYGCRVMMVNNVSTFTEEKHAAAEVKGGQLQWQESGYGLIATFERYGKNGNRAYGLIGGDTIKRGAIATTYSHDNHNLLVVGHNPEDMILAANTVIAAQGGFCVVCDGEVLALLELPVGGILTEAPLAETAERVLALRTAMESLGYNHYNPIMSISTHSLPVSPALKITDHGLIDVGAGRVVPLLFPLGEE; from the coding sequence ATGATTACAGATCAACTTATACTGAACGCTAAAGTGTACAACAGTTACTATAAACGGTTCGAGACGGCGAATGTCGCCGTGAAGGAGGGGCGTTTCCTCTATGTGGGGGCGCTCGGCGCGGAGACGTTCACAGCCGGGGAGGTCATTCAGGCGGAAGGCCGGTATATGGTGCCAGGCCTGATTGATATCCATCTGCATATCGAGAGCACGATGATTACGCCGGAGACCTTCTCCTACGGTATTCTGCAGCATGGGGTAACAACAATTGTTCCAGAACCGCATGAAATGGCCAATGTATTCGGCGTAGAAGGTGTACATGAGATGATCCGGGCCAGCCGGGACTGTCAGGTGGACATGTTCTATGCGATTCCAAGCTCGGTGCCGGCGACTCCGCTGGAGACAACGGGCGGCTCGATTGAAATTGCCGATATCGACGAGCTGATGGAGACGGAGCAGATGATCTGTCTGGGCGAAGTGATGAATTATGTTGATGTCATCCGCGACCCTGATTGCAAAAGCAACCGCATCATCCAGCATGTCCGCAGCCGTTATCCCGGTCTTGTCATCGAGGGGCATACGCCGAAGCTGCTGGACCTTGATCTGCACCGCCTGATCTATGCCGGGATTGATTCAGATCACACCCACCAGAGCATCGAAGGGCTGACCGCACGGATTGCAGCGGGGATGTTCATCGAGATTCAGGAGAAATCGATGACCCCGGATGTGATGGAGTATCTGATCAGCCATGCGGTCAGCGAGCATTTCTGCTTCGTGACCGATGATGTGATGACCGATTCCCTGGTGCAGACCGGACACCTTGATCATCTGGTACGTAAAGCCATCGCCATGGGCATGGCCCCGGAGGATGCAGTCTATGCTGCTACCTTCACCCCGGCCCGGCGGATGAAGATGGCTGACCGCGGCGTGATCGCCCCGAACAAAGCCGCCGATTATGTGCTGCTGTCGGATCTGGCCAGCTTCGCTATTGATAAGGTCTACAAACGGGGCGTCCAGGTCTACGACCGCATGCAGCCGCTGCCTCAGGTGGAGCGGGGGCCGCGGTTCCCGGCTCATTTCTACCGCAGCGTGCAGTTGGCTCCATTGGCTGCAAGCGACTTCGCGGTGTCATCGGAGCTGGCGGACGGCCGCTATGGCTGCCGGGTGATGATGGTCAACAACGTGTCCACGTTTACCGAAGAGAAGCACGCTGCGGCCGAGGTTAAGGGCGGCCAGCTGCAGTGGCAGGAAAGCGGCTATGGCCTGATCGCCACTTTTGAGCGCTATGGCAAAAACGGCAACCGCGCCTACGGCCTGATCGGCGGCGACACGATTAAACGCGGCGCCATTGCGACTACGTATTCGCATGACAATCACAATCTGCTCGTCGTAGGTCATAACCCTGAGGACATGATCCTGGCGGCGAATACAGTGATAGCTGCACAAGGCGGCTTCTGCGTCGTATGTGATGGTGAAGTGCTCGCATTGCTGGAGCTGCCGGTTGGCGGTATTTTGACCGAAGCACCGCTTGCAGAGACGGCTGAGCGCGTGCTCGCGCTGCGGACGGCAATGGAATCGCTGGGTTATAATCATTACAACCCGATTATGTCGATCAGCACCCATTCGCTCCCTGTCAGTCCTGCACTTAAAATCACGGATCACGGCCTGATTGATGTCGGCGCCGGACGGGTGGTACCGCTGCTGTTTCCGCTTGGAGAAGAGTAG
- a CDS encoding acetoacetate decarboxylase family protein: MMGSFVKSFADIKKYGGRPTTFYDAEMLTVYWETKPEIIERLLPKPLKPASRPLVNAFVADYPATNFCPPYREAGLFVLADYNGQLGNYCLSMPITSDIGMAMGREVCGLPKKMADIRMNSSERTFEGAISRNGVDFFNIKATMEDRFNDGKAGGVLEEYYGKDIPLYNIKYANAVDGSGFDLMPTLVTQRLVSDVKVYKAAEASITFQESEHDPWSELEVVNMLGAVYTVSTNVLEKGKVLEQLNPMEFLPYCYLRWDWWENKLQPEYTPSSI, encoded by the coding sequence ATGATGGGGAGTTTTGTGAAAAGTTTTGCGGATATCAAGAAGTATGGAGGCAGACCGACTACCTTCTATGATGCAGAGATGCTTACGGTGTATTGGGAGACGAAACCGGAGATTATCGAACGCCTGCTGCCGAAGCCGCTGAAGCCTGCCAGCCGTCCGCTCGTCAATGCGTTTGTGGCCGACTATCCGGCAACGAACTTCTGCCCGCCTTACCGAGAAGCCGGATTGTTCGTGCTGGCCGACTATAACGGACAGCTGGGCAACTACTGTCTGTCCATGCCGATTACAAGCGATATCGGTATGGCGATGGGCCGCGAGGTCTGCGGCCTGCCTAAGAAGATGGCCGATATCCGCATGAACAGCTCGGAACGTACCTTCGAAGGGGCGATCAGCCGGAATGGCGTTGACTTTTTCAACATAAAGGCCACTATGGAGGACCGCTTCAATGACGGCAAGGCCGGAGGGGTTCTGGAGGAGTATTACGGCAAGGACATTCCTTTATACAACATCAAATATGCCAATGCGGTTGACGGAAGCGGCTTTGATCTGATGCCTACGCTGGTGACCCAGCGGCTGGTCAGTGACGTCAAGGTGTATAAGGCTGCCGAAGCTTCGATTACCTTCCAGGAGTCTGAGCATGATCCATGGAGCGAGCTTGAAGTCGTGAACATGCTGGGAGCGGTCTATACCGTCAGTACGAATGTGCTGGAAAAAGGCAAAGTGCTGGAACAACTCAATCCGATGGAGTTCCTGCCCTATTGCTATCTCCGCTGGGACTGGTGGGAGAACAAGCTGCAGCCGGAATATACCCCATCGTCCATATAA
- a CDS encoding CYTH domain-containing protein, whose translation MAMEIERKFLLPEYPERLIEDGQLTVLTRHSIDQTYLAIEDGQELRVRKITDLDSGEVTFTHTFKDGKGISRQEIEYYISEGIYNQMIDAVKAIPLVKTRITGVWNGTTVEIDLYTQLELTVLEVEFDSLEEAESFAAPDWFGEDVSVEKKYSNKTVWKQLQNK comes from the coding sequence ATGGCTATGGAAATTGAACGCAAGTTTCTGCTGCCGGAATATCCGGAGCGGCTTATAGAGGACGGACAGCTTACGGTACTCACCCGGCACAGCATAGATCAGACCTATCTCGCGATCGAAGACGGGCAGGAACTGCGGGTGCGCAAAATTACCGATTTGGATTCAGGAGAGGTTACCTTTACACATACCTTCAAGGATGGCAAGGGGATCAGCCGCCAGGAGATTGAATATTACATCTCGGAAGGAATCTATAATCAGATGATTGATGCGGTCAAGGCTATTCCGCTGGTCAAAACCCGGATTACCGGCGTATGGAACGGTACTACGGTGGAAATTGATCTCTACACCCAGTTGGAGCTTACGGTGCTTGAGGTTGAATTTGATTCGCTGGAGGAAGCGGAAAGCTTCGCCGCCCCGGACTGGTTCGGTGAGGATGTCAGCGTAGAGAAGAAGTACAGCAACAAGACCGTCTGGAAGCAGCTGCAGAATAAATAG
- a CDS encoding PucR family transcriptional regulator, translating into MDVTLNELQRETIEVEHYTASLFTAYISGAGLSAIVNTAAGLLGNPVIVFDASFKIVAHSGQEDIDDYLWNENIRKGYCSYDFIAAVNRMESVRRGKQTDAAYEVTCEETANTKLISKIKVGGKQVGNVLLLGCKSPFRPRDPELLAIAATILAEEMGKSSYYRNAKNIKVEDFICGLLDQQPQDPGTIRDRMLSAGLKFGTQLLVLLFDLTRYEGSGRYDDYLRERLQQLFPGSPCSYYEGRIVMIHDGNLSKELARSRQLQQFLDQTGITIGLSSMFSSLTQCRMHYLQALSAIRIGRILCPGQQLTYYADVQLYELLSAEVMSGEEQVYRHPELLKLQEYDAAHQSTLYHTFFVYLKNNRNMQLASDELYVHRNTLRYKLDHIARLLDTDFSDSEKMLAYYVSYKVADFCEKAREQQLAAVRGV; encoded by the coding sequence ATGGATGTTACCTTAAATGAGCTGCAGCGTGAAACAATCGAAGTTGAGCACTATACCGCATCTTTGTTCACAGCATACATTTCTGGCGCAGGCCTTTCGGCAATTGTGAACACAGCCGCAGGGCTGCTGGGAAATCCCGTGATTGTGTTTGACGCAAGCTTCAAGATTGTGGCCCACTCCGGCCAGGAGGATATCGACGATTATCTGTGGAACGAGAATATCCGCAAGGGCTACTGCTCTTATGACTTCATTGCGGCTGTGAACCGAATGGAAAGTGTAAGGCGGGGCAAACAAACGGATGCTGCGTATGAAGTTACCTGCGAGGAGACTGCCAATACCAAGCTGATCTCCAAAATAAAAGTAGGCGGCAAGCAAGTCGGCAACGTGCTGCTGCTCGGCTGCAAGAGCCCTTTCCGGCCCAGAGATCCCGAACTGCTGGCGATTGCCGCCACCATCCTTGCGGAAGAAATGGGCAAGAGCAGCTACTACCGCAACGCCAAAAATATAAAGGTGGAGGATTTCATCTGCGGACTGCTGGATCAGCAGCCACAGGACCCCGGCACTATCCGGGACCGGATGTTATCGGCAGGCCTAAAGTTCGGCACACAACTGCTTGTGCTGCTGTTCGATCTAACCCGCTATGAGGGATCGGGCCGTTATGACGACTATTTAAGAGAGCGTTTACAACAGCTTTTTCCCGGCAGTCCTTGCAGCTATTACGAGGGCCGGATCGTGATGATCCATGACGGAAATCTCTCCAAAGAGCTTGCCCGCAGCAGGCAGCTGCAGCAATTTCTGGACCAGACTGGCATCACCATAGGTCTCAGCAGCATGTTCTCCAGTCTGACCCAGTGCAGAATGCACTATCTGCAAGCCTTAAGCGCAATCCGCATCGGCCGGATTCTCTGCCCCGGGCAGCAGTTGACCTACTATGCCGATGTCCAGCTCTATGAGCTGCTTTCTGCCGAGGTGATGTCCGGCGAGGAGCAGGTGTACCGTCATCCGGAGCTGCTCAAGCTGCAGGAATACGATGCCGCCCATCAGTCCACCCTGTACCATACCTTCTTTGTTTATCTCAAAAACAACCGGAACATGCAGCTCGCTTCCGACGAGCTGTATGTTCACCGGAATACACTCAGATATAAATTGGATCATATCGCGAGACTGCTGGATACCGATTTCTCCGATTCGGAAAAAATGCTGGCCTATTACGTCTCCTACAAAGTCGCTGATTTCTGCGAGAAAGCCAGGGAACAGCAGTTGGCAGCGGTGCGTGGCGTATAA
- a CDS encoding NAD(P)/FAD-dependent oxidoreductase → MKYEKLFAAGKIGRLTLKNRIVMPAMGTSLAAASGEASDEMIAFYEERAAGGCGLIITEITRVDNETGVGTPNQLNASDLLFVPRLEKLARAVHRHDSKIFLQLQHPGRQNHGRLIGGKQIVAPSAVMSSAIGEMPRELTTEEVEGLVRKFVFGAVIAQTAGIDGVEIHGAHGYLIGQFLSPLTNLRTDKYGGSLEGRMRFLSEIVQGIKQTCGAGFPVSVRIDGDEFVPGGITLEEALLTAKHLEQLGVDCINVSAGTYESSNTIIEPISYPQGWKKHLAAAMKQAVQIPVIACDVIRKPEFAESLLQEGNTDFVALGRAQLADPEWGNKAAEGREAEIRTCISCLYCIQEVMECKVIKCAVNARVGRELEFSEPPRDGGGKVVAVIGGGPAGMEAARILALREFKPVLFEARDVLGGSVELGSHPPLKEKLNWFIDNMQHQLEQLNVDVRLSTKPTLEQLKSLNPYAVFIAAGAQPIVPAIPGVDKAAVCTVVDVLSGAAVIKNKRAVVIGSGMTGLETAEYLASLGNQVTVVEMQPRVGPDAYLPNLIDIVTRLKKSGVELLASTKLVEVRDGAIVLENSATGETSVREADAVVLSIGVAPERSFTEELKLALPKVKIIGDAGKPGRIGQAIQSGFETAFVLN, encoded by the coding sequence ATGAAATATGAGAAACTGTTTGCAGCAGGAAAAATAGGACGTCTTACCCTGAAGAACCGGATTGTAATGCCGGCGATGGGCACGTCACTGGCAGCGGCCAGCGGCGAAGCCTCGGACGAAATGATTGCCTTCTATGAAGAACGTGCCGCCGGCGGCTGCGGCCTGATTATTACAGAGATTACGCGGGTGGACAACGAAACGGGTGTGGGAACTCCCAACCAGCTGAATGCAAGTGATCTGTTATTCGTTCCACGTCTGGAGAAGCTGGCCAGAGCCGTACACCGCCATGACAGCAAAATCTTTCTCCAGCTGCAGCATCCCGGACGGCAGAATCACGGGCGGCTGATCGGCGGCAAGCAGATTGTGGCGCCTAGCGCAGTCATGTCATCAGCCATTGGCGAAATGCCCCGGGAGCTGACTACGGAAGAGGTTGAAGGGCTGGTGCGCAAATTCGTATTCGGCGCGGTTATCGCCCAGACTGCAGGGATCGACGGTGTGGAAATCCATGGTGCCCACGGGTATCTGATCGGGCAGTTTCTAAGCCCGCTGACCAACCTGCGGACCGACAAATACGGCGGTTCACTGGAAGGCAGAATGCGGTTCCTGAGTGAGATCGTTCAAGGAATTAAGCAGACCTGCGGGGCCGGATTCCCGGTATCCGTACGGATCGACGGGGATGAATTTGTGCCCGGGGGCATTACGCTGGAAGAAGCGCTGCTCACAGCGAAACATCTGGAACAGCTTGGTGTGGACTGCATAAATGTAAGCGCTGGCACCTATGAGTCGTCCAATACGATCATTGAGCCGATCTCCTATCCGCAAGGATGGAAAAAACATCTTGCTGCGGCCATGAAGCAGGCCGTTCAAATTCCGGTGATTGCTTGTGATGTAATCCGTAAACCGGAGTTTGCCGAGAGCCTGCTCCAGGAAGGAAATACGGATTTCGTGGCGCTCGGCAGAGCCCAGCTGGCCGATCCGGAGTGGGGGAACAAGGCGGCAGAAGGCCGCGAAGCCGAGATCAGAACCTGCATTTCCTGCCTGTACTGTATCCAGGAAGTGATGGAGTGCAAGGTCATTAAGTGCGCCGTCAATGCGCGGGTAGGGCGGGAGCTTGAATTCTCCGAGCCGCCGCGGGATGGCGGCGGCAAGGTTGTAGCCGTGATCGGCGGCGGTCCGGCAGGCATGGAGGCTGCGCGGATTCTGGCGCTGCGGGAGTTCAAGCCGGTGCTGTTCGAAGCGCGGGATGTGCTGGGAGGCAGCGTGGAGCTGGGAAGCCACCCGCCGCTTAAGGAGAAGCTGAACTGGTTCATCGACAATATGCAGCATCAGCTGGAGCAGCTGAATGTGGATGTCCGGCTTTCAACGAAGCCTACGCTGGAGCAGCTGAAGTCGCTGAATCCGTATGCGGTATTTATCGCTGCCGGGGCACAGCCGATTGTGCCTGCTATTCCGGGAGTGGATAAGGCAGCGGTCTGCACAGTTGTCGACGTGTTAAGCGGAGCTGCTGTAATCAAGAACAAGCGGGCGGTAGTAATCGGCTCGGGCATGACCGGACTGGAGACGGCGGAATATCTGGCCAGCCTCGGCAATCAGGTCACGGTAGTGGAAATGCAGCCGCGGGTTGGCCCGGATGCATATCTTCCGAACCTGATCGACATTGTTACCCGGCTGAAAAAGAGCGGCGTGGAGCTGCTGGCTTCGACGAAGCTGGTAGAAGTGCGGGACGGGGCCATTGTGCTGGAGAACAGCGCCACGGGTGAAACCTCAGTGAGGGAAGCAGATGCCGTAGTGCTGTCCATTGGAGTTGCACCTGAGCGTTCATTCACGGAAGAGCTCAAGCTGGCCCTGCCGAAGGTGAAGATAATTGGCGATGCCGGCAAGCCCGGCAGAATCGGGCAGGCGATTCAGTCCGGCTTCGAGACAGCATTTGTACTGAATTGA